The following proteins are encoded in a genomic region of Amycolatopsis sulphurea:
- a CDS encoding long-chain-fatty-acid--CoA ligase, with amino-acid sequence MLNLSMMLTDSARRLPGKVAVRQGCRSMTYREVDQRANQVANLLRDRGIQPGDRVAITCPNVLEFPPVYFGILKAGAVVVPLNTMLKRPEVAYHLSDSGARAYFCVIGDAEAWRGFADTPACEHLVVIDTPGGVLPDGVPTLSDVLQDQPAEDVLVPTEATDTAVILYTSGTTGKPKGAELTHANLVLNAMATLPLFEARQDDVHLVTLPLFHSFGQTVQLNAGFAAGSSLVLLPRFDPRAALQEIVTRGVTFFAGVPTMYWALLSAAESGGAGSGTDLAAVLRVAVSGGAALPVEVLTRFQEVFGVGIREGYGLSETSPTVTFNRLDRAGRPGSIGLPIWGMELRLVDQDWHEVPAGQPGEIAVRGHSVMKGYLGRPEATAEVLRDGWFRTGDIATRDEDGFYFIVDRAKDLIVRGGFNVYPREIEETLMSHPAVSLVAVIGVPDERAGEEVKAFVIRRPGATITGEELIGWCREHLAVYKAPRLVEFRDALPMNSTGKLLKRELR; translated from the coding sequence ATGCTGAACCTGTCGATGATGCTCACCGACAGCGCACGCCGGCTGCCCGGCAAGGTCGCGGTCCGGCAGGGCTGCCGCTCGATGACCTATCGCGAGGTCGACCAGCGGGCCAATCAGGTGGCGAACCTGTTGCGGGACCGGGGAATCCAGCCGGGCGACCGGGTGGCGATCACCTGCCCGAACGTGCTGGAGTTCCCGCCGGTGTACTTCGGCATCCTCAAGGCGGGCGCGGTGGTCGTGCCGCTGAACACGATGCTCAAACGACCCGAGGTCGCGTACCACCTGTCGGATTCCGGGGCGCGGGCGTACTTCTGCGTGATCGGCGACGCCGAAGCGTGGCGCGGCTTTGCCGACACCCCGGCCTGTGAACACCTGGTCGTGATCGACACCCCGGGAGGTGTTCTGCCGGACGGGGTGCCCACTTTGAGCGATGTGCTGCAGGACCAGCCCGCCGAGGACGTGCTGGTCCCCACCGAGGCGACCGACACCGCCGTGATCCTCTACACCAGCGGCACGACGGGCAAGCCGAAGGGCGCGGAGCTGACGCACGCCAACCTGGTGCTCAACGCGATGGCCACGCTTCCACTGTTCGAGGCCCGACAGGACGACGTGCACCTGGTGACGTTGCCGCTGTTCCACTCCTTCGGACAGACCGTGCAGCTCAACGCCGGTTTTGCGGCAGGGTCGTCCCTGGTGCTGCTCCCCCGGTTCGACCCGCGCGCCGCGCTCCAGGAGATCGTCACCCGCGGGGTGACGTTCTTCGCGGGCGTGCCGACCATGTACTGGGCGCTGCTCAGCGCCGCGGAGTCCGGCGGTGCGGGCTCCGGGACCGACCTGGCGGCCGTGCTGCGGGTGGCGGTGTCCGGTGGGGCAGCGCTGCCAGTGGAAGTCCTCACCCGGTTCCAGGAGGTGTTCGGGGTCGGTATCCGGGAGGGTTACGGCTTGTCGGAGACCAGCCCGACGGTCACGTTCAACCGGCTCGACCGAGCCGGCAGACCGGGCTCGATCGGTTTGCCGATCTGGGGCATGGAGCTGCGGCTCGTCGACCAGGACTGGCACGAGGTTCCCGCCGGGCAGCCCGGGGAAATCGCGGTCCGCGGGCACAGCGTGATGAAGGGCTACCTGGGCCGCCCCGAGGCCACCGCGGAGGTCCTGCGCGATGGCTGGTTCCGCACCGGCGACATCGCCACCCGCGACGAGGACGGCTTCTACTTCATCGTGGACCGGGCCAAGGACCTGATCGTGCGCGGCGGATTCAATGTGTATCCGCGCGAGATCGAGGAAACCCTGATGTCCCACCCGGCGGTCAGCCTGGTCGCGGTGATCGGTGTCCCCGACGAGCGGGCCGGCGAGGAAGTCAAGGCATTCGTGATCCGCCGGCCGGGCGCCACAATCACCGGAGAGGAGCTGATCGGCTGGTGCCGCGAGCACCTCGCCGTGTACAAGGCGCCGCGCCTGGTGGAGTTCCGCGACGCCCTGCCGATGAACAGCACCGGCAAACTCCTCAAACGGGAGCTGCGCTGA
- a CDS encoding AraC family transcriptional regulator — MYTVETLDSAEHAPAERGEWWRDLVSSIHCPMAFTLQDDYIGRIEHQRSDSYQLVRWWGDEEYITRSAADIRKRPHGAYELLVPVRGALTISQNDHTVEVRPAAMTLASLDAKLDLRHGDRFSSLAFVIPQERLDVRLARPVRTGLVLDAGSGLGCIVADLLHSLRKQRLALDGPGFDAVADRIVDVLALACNAGNATAAVTSDDGLLPVVRRFVRAHAHDPGLTGATLAAQLGWSLRHIQAQLQRAGTTPSDLIREERLALSRLRLQDPLWRHQSITQVAYSSGFGDLSTFSNAYRRRFGERPSDTRA; from the coding sequence ATGTACACCGTCGAGACGCTCGACAGCGCCGAGCACGCGCCGGCCGAGCGCGGCGAGTGGTGGCGCGACCTCGTGTCCTCGATCCACTGCCCGATGGCGTTCACACTTCAGGATGACTACATCGGACGGATCGAGCACCAGCGTTCCGATTCGTACCAACTGGTCCGCTGGTGGGGCGACGAGGAGTACATCACCCGCAGCGCGGCCGATATCCGCAAACGCCCACACGGCGCCTACGAACTCCTGGTACCCGTTCGCGGCGCCCTCACCATCAGCCAGAACGACCACACCGTCGAGGTCCGGCCCGCCGCGATGACGCTGGCATCCCTGGACGCCAAGCTGGACCTGCGGCACGGCGACCGGTTCTCCTCGCTGGCGTTCGTCATCCCCCAGGAGCGCCTGGACGTCCGGCTGGCCCGGCCCGTGCGCACAGGCCTGGTGCTCGACGCTGGGTCCGGGCTGGGCTGCATCGTGGCCGACCTGCTGCACAGCCTGCGCAAACAGCGGCTCGCACTCGACGGCCCCGGCTTCGACGCCGTGGCCGACCGGATCGTCGATGTGCTGGCTCTGGCCTGCAACGCGGGCAATGCAACCGCAGCCGTCACCAGTGACGACGGCCTGTTGCCGGTCGTCCGCCGGTTCGTCCGCGCCCATGCCCACGACCCCGGCCTCACCGGCGCGACGCTGGCCGCCCAGCTGGGCTGGTCCCTGCGCCACATCCAGGCACAGTTGCAGCGGGCCGGAACCACGCCGTCGGACCTCATCCGGGAGGAACGACTGGCCCTGTCCAGGCTGCGACTGCAAGATCCGCTGTGGCGCCACCAGAGCATCACGCAGGTGGCCTACTCGTCCGGCTTCGGCGACCTGAGCACATTCAGCAACGCCTACCGCCGGCGGTTCGGCGAACGCCCCTCGGACACCCGAGCCTGA
- a CDS encoding SDR family oxidoreductase, with protein MEPTSLPTPNFDSLFSVRGRTALVTGGSRGIGAMIAEGLARDGAHVVISGRNAEQCQATADAINAGGVTGRCVAVPADLSTSDGTGSLVDWLRTHHDRVDLLVNNAGATWGAPLETFPAKGWAKVLSTNLIAPFDLIVGLLPLLRQAADPDRPARVINIGSVDGIATPVWENYSYSAGKAGLHMLTRHLAKRLAPDNITVNAIAPGPFRTDMLGHLSADPQAEAELLGRVPLGRCGQADDIVGAVRFLASRAGAYLTATVIPLDGGISGCAG; from the coding sequence ATGGAACCGACGTCGCTGCCCACACCGAACTTCGACAGCCTGTTCTCAGTGCGCGGACGCACCGCCCTCGTGACCGGCGGTTCCCGCGGCATCGGCGCGATGATCGCAGAGGGCCTCGCCCGTGACGGCGCACACGTCGTCATCTCCGGCCGCAACGCCGAGCAGTGCCAGGCCACCGCCGACGCGATCAACGCAGGCGGAGTAACCGGGCGCTGCGTCGCCGTACCCGCCGATTTGTCCACATCGGACGGTACCGGGTCACTCGTCGACTGGCTGCGTACGCATCACGACCGTGTCGACCTTCTGGTCAACAACGCCGGCGCCACCTGGGGCGCACCGCTGGAAACGTTCCCTGCCAAGGGATGGGCGAAGGTCCTCAGCACGAACCTCATCGCCCCGTTCGACCTGATCGTCGGCCTGCTGCCGCTCCTGCGGCAAGCCGCCGATCCCGATCGGCCCGCCCGTGTGATCAACATCGGCAGCGTCGACGGAATCGCCACCCCCGTGTGGGAGAACTACTCCTACAGTGCCGGCAAGGCGGGCTTGCACATGCTGACCAGGCACCTCGCCAAGCGACTCGCACCGGACAACATCACGGTCAACGCCATCGCGCCCGGGCCGTTCCGCACCGACATGCTCGGCCACTTGTCCGCCGATCCGCAGGCCGAGGCCGAATTGCTCGGCCGGGTTCCGCTGGGCCGCTGCGGCCAGGCCGACGACATCGTCGGCGCCGTCCGCTTCCTGGCCTCCCGCGCCGGCGCCTACCTCACGGCGACCGTCATCCCGCTCGACGGCGGAATCAGCGGCTGCGCCGGATAA
- a CDS encoding arsenate reductase ArsC, with translation MTVPEVLFVCVHNAGRSQMAAGLLHHRAAGQVIVRSAGSAPAGTINPAVVAVMEELGIDLSQEFPKPLTAEAVQAADVVITMGCGDACPVFPGKRYLDWRLADPAGLPIDEVRRIRDEIDRRVAALLVELVPA, from the coding sequence GTGACCGTTCCTGAAGTGCTCTTTGTCTGTGTCCACAACGCAGGCCGCTCCCAGATGGCCGCTGGTCTGCTGCACCACCGGGCCGCCGGGCAGGTCATCGTCCGTTCCGCCGGGTCCGCTCCGGCCGGCACGATCAACCCCGCCGTAGTCGCGGTGATGGAGGAGCTCGGCATCGACCTGTCGCAGGAGTTCCCCAAACCCCTGACCGCCGAAGCCGTTCAAGCCGCCGACGTCGTCATCACGATGGGGTGCGGCGACGCCTGTCCGGTCTTTCCGGGCAAGCGCTATCTCGACTGGCGGCTTGCCGACCCGGCGGGTCTCCCGATCGACGAGGTCCGTCGCATCCGCGACGAGATAGACCGGCGAGTCGCCGCTCTGCTGGTCGAACTCGTTCCCGCATAG
- the arsB gene encoding ACR3 family arsenite efflux transporter, translated as MITDASVGVVGKLSALDRFLPVWIAAAMGAGLLAGRWIPGLGGLLNAVSVDGISLPIALGLLVMMYPVLAKVRYDRLGAVTTDRRLMWLSLTVNWLLGPALMFALAWLLLPDLPEYRTGLIIVGLARCIAMVIIWNDLACGDREVAAVLVALNSVFQVAMFGVLGWFYLVVLPGWLGLPQTGLSVSGWQIAKSVLIFLGVPLVAGYFSRRLGERARGRAWYESRFLPRIGPVALYGLLFTIVVLFALQGKQITDRPLDVARIALPLLVYFGLMWAGSYALGKGVGLSYERTTTLAFTAAGNNFELAIAVAIATFGATSGQALAGVVGPLIEVPVLVALVYVSLALRRRFTTSSAPVPAEVSRDRS; from the coding sequence GTGATCACTGACGCGTCCGTGGGGGTGGTCGGCAAGCTGTCCGCGCTGGACCGTTTCCTGCCGGTGTGGATCGCCGCCGCGATGGGGGCGGGGCTGCTGGCCGGTCGGTGGATTCCCGGTCTCGGCGGGCTGCTGAACGCGGTGTCGGTGGACGGGATCTCGTTGCCGATCGCGCTCGGGCTGCTGGTGATGATGTACCCGGTGCTGGCGAAGGTCCGCTACGACCGGCTCGGCGCGGTGACCACCGACCGGCGGCTGATGTGGCTTTCGCTGACGGTGAACTGGTTGCTGGGCCCGGCGTTGATGTTCGCGCTGGCCTGGCTGCTGCTGCCGGATCTGCCCGAATACCGTACCGGGCTGATCATCGTCGGGCTCGCCCGCTGTATCGCGATGGTGATCATCTGGAACGACCTCGCGTGCGGTGACCGGGAAGTCGCGGCCGTGCTCGTCGCGCTGAACTCGGTGTTCCAGGTCGCCATGTTCGGTGTGCTCGGCTGGTTCTACCTGGTGGTGCTTCCCGGCTGGCTCGGTCTTCCGCAGACCGGGCTGAGCGTGTCCGGCTGGCAGATCGCCAAGAGCGTACTGATCTTCCTGGGTGTACCACTGGTCGCCGGGTACTTCTCGCGCCGGCTCGGGGAACGGGCGCGAGGACGCGCCTGGTACGAATCGCGATTCCTGCCGAGGATCGGGCCGGTAGCGCTGTACGGATTGCTCTTCACGATCGTGGTTCTGTTCGCGTTGCAAGGCAAGCAGATCACCGATCGCCCGCTCGACGTCGCACGGATCGCGCTGCCACTGCTGGTCTACTTTGGACTGATGTGGGCCGGATCCTACGCGCTGGGCAAGGGAGTCGGCTTGTCGTACGAACGAACCACCACTCTCGCCTTCACGGCGGCGGGCAACAACTTCGAGCTCGCCATCGCGGTGGCGATCGCTACTTTCGGTGCCACTAGTGGACAAGCACTGGCCGGCGTCGTCGGCCCGCTGATCGAAGTCCCCGTGCTCGTGGCGCTGGTCTACGTCTCCCTCGCATTGCGCCGCCGTTTCACGACATCATCCGCCCCCGTGCCCGCGGAGGTCTCCCGTGACCGTTCCTGA
- a CDS encoding ArsR/SmtB family transcription factor: protein MSKQLPIVATDECCSSLARDPLSEDQAVELAKLFKAMADPVRLRLLSLIASHSGGEACVCDLTGPFELTGPTISHHLKVLREAGLITGERRGTWVYYRVHSEVLARLSAVLVPGGETVPA from the coding sequence ATGTCGAAGCAACTGCCGATCGTCGCGACGGACGAGTGCTGCTCCTCGCTGGCGCGAGACCCGCTGTCCGAGGATCAGGCCGTCGAGCTGGCGAAGCTGTTCAAGGCGATGGCCGATCCGGTGAGGTTGCGGTTGCTGTCGTTGATCGCGTCCCACAGCGGTGGTGAGGCGTGCGTGTGCGACCTGACCGGTCCGTTCGAGCTGACCGGTCCCACGATTTCGCATCACCTGAAGGTCCTGCGTGAGGCCGGGTTGATCACCGGGGAACGGCGGGGGACCTGGGTGTACTACCGCGTGCATTCCGAGGTGCTGGCTCGGCTTTCGGCCGTGCTGGTCCCCGGCGGCGAGACGGTGCCGGCGTGA
- a CDS encoding ArsI/CadI family heavy metal resistance metalloenzyme, translating to MSRVQLALRVGDLPGSIGFYSKLFGTEPAKLRPDYANFAIAEPALKLVLLEGEPGQATALDHLGIEVESTDEVDEATRRLTGTGLETLTEDGTTCCFAVQDKVWVHGPGQEPWEVYTVKADSRTFGADSAAACCSDAGAAALSRPADPQW from the coding sequence ATGTCCCGCGTTCAGCTCGCACTCCGCGTCGGCGACCTGCCGGGCTCGATCGGCTTCTACTCGAAGCTGTTCGGCACCGAGCCCGCCAAGCTCCGGCCCGACTACGCCAACTTCGCCATTGCCGAACCGGCGCTCAAGCTCGTGCTGCTGGAGGGCGAGCCCGGCCAGGCCACCGCGCTGGATCACCTCGGCATCGAGGTCGAGTCCACCGACGAGGTGGACGAGGCCACCCGGCGCCTCACTGGCACAGGGCTCGAAACCCTGACCGAGGACGGCACGACCTGTTGCTTTGCGGTCCAGGACAAGGTGTGGGTCCACGGGCCCGGGCAGGAGCCTTGGGAGGTTTACACCGTCAAGGCTGATTCCCGGACCTTCGGTGCCGACAGTGCCGCCGCCTGCTGTTCGGACGCAGGCGCGGCAGCGCTCAGTCGACCAGCAGATCCTCAATGGTGA
- a CDS encoding xanthine dehydrogenase family protein molybdopterin-binding subunit, whose translation MTARLDGEPKATGRAKYATDNNFPGLVHGYVVLSTIASGEVEAMEVTAAKGAPGVLAVYTPFDSLNLSATSSPIAGETWTPLRDNDVEYHGQPIGMVVAETFEQARDAAALVEVSYRRTPACTSFEDGLADAEVVAGGIMGNDAEISVLAPGVESIEDALAASAVVVEATYRTAAQNHAAMEPHSAVAVWADETMTVYSGNQGSNLQALELAGALDLPVSSVHAVNPYVGGAFGGKGRCSVPAFLAAGAARALGRPVKCALTREQVFTGTANRPATVQQVSLGADENGTLVAVRHDSWSSTPISQTFIEPTSHGTSREWYATPNMAISQRMVPLNIPLTTFMRAPGEAPGSFALESAMDELAVALKMDPIELRRRNSSNAPPGNDLQWSSKHLDECYSVGAREFGWADRVPNGRTDGDWLVGMGAATAMFPALLFPATVGITLNEDDTAVVSTSGADPGTGLLTMLAALSAESLDLAPERVTPRLGDSRYPAGGMSGGSTATASVGAAIVVAANEVLDALVTLAASPGAPFEGEEVTYADGRVQGETGSLTFGELLRAVGRDALSASGSAGPGEERTKHSFGSWGAQFCEVRVHRLTGEARVSRMLGVFDAGRIINDTLARSQLSGGMIWGVSAALHEGLEVEPDGRLANADLASYLVPVNADIPEIDVRFIEYPDTFHNPVGARGIGEIGIVGVAAAIANAIYNATGIRVRHIPITIEDLLVD comes from the coding sequence ATGACCGCCAGGCTGGACGGCGAGCCCAAAGCCACCGGGCGGGCCAAGTACGCGACGGACAACAACTTTCCCGGCCTGGTCCACGGCTACGTCGTGCTCAGTACGATCGCCAGTGGTGAGGTCGAGGCGATGGAGGTGACCGCGGCCAAGGGCGCGCCCGGCGTGCTCGCGGTGTACACGCCGTTCGACTCGCTGAACCTGTCTGCCACCTCCTCGCCGATTGCGGGGGAGACGTGGACTCCGTTGCGTGACAATGATGTCGAGTATCACGGCCAGCCGATCGGCATGGTGGTGGCGGAAACGTTCGAGCAGGCACGCGACGCCGCCGCGCTCGTGGAGGTGTCCTACCGTCGCACGCCGGCGTGTACGTCCTTTGAGGATGGTCTTGCCGACGCCGAGGTCGTCGCGGGCGGAATCATGGGCAACGATGCCGAGATCTCGGTGCTCGCCCCCGGCGTCGAGTCCATTGAGGACGCGCTGGCGGCCAGTGCGGTCGTGGTCGAGGCGACTTATCGCACGGCTGCCCAGAATCACGCGGCGATGGAGCCGCATTCCGCGGTCGCGGTCTGGGCGGACGAGACCATGACCGTCTACAGTGGAAACCAGGGGAGCAACCTCCAGGCGCTGGAGCTGGCCGGTGCGCTGGACCTGCCGGTGTCGTCGGTGCACGCGGTGAACCCGTACGTCGGCGGTGCGTTCGGGGGGAAGGGGCGCTGTTCGGTGCCCGCGTTCCTGGCCGCGGGTGCGGCGCGGGCACTGGGCCGTCCGGTCAAGTGCGCGCTGACCAGGGAACAGGTCTTCACCGGGACCGCGAACCGGCCGGCCACCGTGCAGCAGGTCTCGCTCGGCGCGGACGAGAACGGCACCCTGGTCGCGGTGCGGCACGATTCCTGGTCGAGCACGCCGATTTCCCAGACGTTCATCGAACCGACCTCGCACGGCACCTCGCGCGAGTGGTATGCCACGCCGAACATGGCGATCAGCCAGCGGATGGTGCCGCTGAACATTCCGCTGACCACGTTCATGCGGGCGCCAGGCGAGGCACCCGGCTCGTTCGCGCTGGAGAGCGCGATGGACGAGCTGGCCGTGGCGCTGAAGATGGACCCGATCGAACTGCGCCGGCGCAACAGCTCGAACGCGCCGCCGGGCAACGATCTGCAGTGGTCGAGCAAGCACCTGGACGAGTGCTACTCGGTCGGCGCGCGGGAATTCGGCTGGGCCGACCGGGTACCGAACGGGCGGACCGACGGTGATTGGCTGGTCGGCATGGGCGCCGCGACCGCGATGTTCCCCGCCTTGCTGTTCCCGGCCACGGTCGGGATCACGCTCAACGAGGACGACACCGCGGTGGTCTCGACCAGTGGTGCCGACCCGGGCACCGGCCTGCTGACCATGCTCGCCGCGCTCAGCGCCGAATCACTCGACCTCGCGCCGGAACGGGTCACCCCGCGGCTGGGCGATTCGCGGTATCCCGCAGGCGGGATGTCCGGCGGCTCGACCGCCACCGCGAGCGTCGGCGCGGCGATCGTGGTCGCTGCCAACGAGGTCCTGGACGCGCTGGTCACGCTGGCCGCGTCCCCGGGCGCACCGTTCGAGGGCGAGGAAGTCACCTACGCCGACGGCCGCGTGCAGGGCGAAACCGGCTCCCTGACGTTCGGCGAGCTGCTGCGCGCCGTGGGTCGCGATGCCCTGTCCGCCAGCGGCTCGGCCGGCCCGGGGGAGGAGCGCACGAAGCACTCGTTCGGCTCGTGGGGCGCGCAGTTCTGCGAGGTCCGCGTACATCGGCTGACCGGCGAGGCACGGGTGTCGCGGATGCTCGGCGTGTTCGACGCCGGCCGGATCATCAACGACACACTGGCCCGCAGCCAGCTCTCCGGCGGCATGATCTGGGGTGTCTCGGCGGCCCTGCACGAGGGACTGGAAGTCGAACCGGACGGCCGTCTGGCGAATGCCGACCTGGCGAGTTACCTGGTCCCGGTCAATGCGGACATCCCGGAAATCGACGTCCGTTTCATCGAATACCCGGACACGTTCCACAACCCGGTCGGCGCCCGCGGCATCGGCGAAATCGGCATTGTCGGCGTGGCCGCGGCCATCGCCAACGCGATTTACAACGCGACCGGGATCCGCGTTCGGCACATCCCGATCACCATTGAGGATCTGCTGGTCGACTGA
- a CDS encoding FAD binding domain-containing protein produces the protein MRPFELTAPATVEDALGSAGTFLAGGTTLVDLMKLDVLTPRHVLDINGLPLHGIDTSDGLVFGALERMADVAAYPGVYPAISRALLLSASQQLRNMASIGGNLMQRTRCSYYRDVAMPCNRRVPGSGCPAISGANRMHAVLGTSDACVAAHASDLAVALVAFDAEVELSDSDGTRTVALNDFYREPGSTPEVEHDLRPGELITEVRVPRLDWAANSTYVKIRDRQSYEFALCSAAVALDVRDGQIVDARVAAGGVATVPWRLRAVEAALRGKATTEASFADAAAVAGEGARPLSANGFKPALLRRTIVRALLELTEGNGR, from the coding sequence ATGCGACCCTTTGAGCTGACCGCACCCGCCACCGTCGAGGACGCGCTCGGCTCGGCCGGCACCTTCCTGGCCGGCGGCACCACGCTGGTGGACCTGATGAAGCTGGACGTCCTGACCCCGCGGCACGTACTGGATATCAACGGCCTCCCGCTGCACGGTATCGACACCAGCGACGGCCTGGTTTTCGGTGCGCTGGAACGGATGGCCGACGTCGCCGCGTACCCGGGCGTCTATCCGGCGATTTCCCGGGCGCTGCTGCTGAGCGCTTCGCAGCAGCTGCGGAACATGGCGAGCATCGGCGGGAACCTGATGCAGCGCACGCGGTGCTCGTACTACCGGGACGTGGCCATGCCGTGCAACCGGCGGGTTCCGGGCAGCGGATGCCCGGCGATCAGTGGCGCCAACCGGATGCACGCGGTCCTCGGCACGAGCGACGCGTGCGTGGCTGCGCATGCCAGTGACCTCGCGGTCGCGCTGGTCGCCTTCGACGCAGAGGTCGAACTGTCCGATTCGGACGGTACCCGCACCGTCGCGCTGAACGACTTCTACCGTGAACCGGGCTCGACCCCGGAGGTGGAGCACGACCTGCGCCCCGGCGAGCTGATCACCGAGGTGCGCGTGCCCCGGCTCGACTGGGCGGCGAATTCCACCTATGTCAAGATTCGTGACCGGCAGTCCTACGAGTTCGCGCTGTGTTCCGCCGCGGTCGCGCTCGACGTGCGGGACGGGCAGATCGTGGACGCACGGGTCGCGGCGGGCGGAGTGGCGACGGTGCCGTGGCGGCTGCGGGCGGTCGAGGCCGCGCTACGCGGGAAGGCGACGACCGAAGCGTCCTTTGCGGACGCTGCCGCCGTCGCGGGCGAAGGAGCGCGGCCGTTGTCCGCCAACGGGTTCAAGCCTGCACTGTTGAGGCGAACCATCGTCCGCGCACTGCTGGAACTGACCGAAGGGAACGGCCGATGA
- a CDS encoding (2Fe-2S)-binding protein → MDISLEINGRTERLSVEPGVTLLDALRERLGITGPKKGCDRGQCGACTVHVDGRPVLSCLLLAATVRGPVTTVEGLAAEDELHPVQQAFVEQDALQCGFCTSGQIMSAVAAVRQDVPDVREFMSGNICRCSAYPNIVKAIEQARQADATL, encoded by the coding sequence GTGGACATCTCCCTCGAGATCAACGGCCGGACCGAGCGGCTGAGCGTCGAACCCGGCGTCACCCTGCTCGACGCGCTGCGCGAGCGGCTCGGCATCACCGGGCCGAAGAAGGGCTGTGACCGCGGCCAATGCGGCGCGTGCACCGTGCATGTCGACGGCAGGCCGGTGCTGTCCTGTCTCCTCCTCGCCGCCACCGTGCGCGGGCCCGTGACCACCGTGGAGGGGCTCGCCGCCGAGGACGAGCTGCATCCGGTGCAGCAGGCGTTCGTGGAGCAGGACGCACTGCAGTGCGGATTCTGCACTTCCGGGCAGATCATGTCCGCGGTCGCCGCGGTGCGCCAGGACGTGCCGGACGTGCGTGAGTTCATGTCCGGCAACATCTGCCGCTGCTCGGCGTACCCGAACATCGTCAAGGCCATCGAACAGGCGAGGCAGGCCGATGCGACCCTTTGA
- a CDS encoding TetR/AcrR family transcriptional regulator, translating to MPVSPRRADTRRNRERILVAASESLTRTGVVSYNAIAKRAEVGVGTVYRHFPAPEDLILAVYDREVRHLVEVVPSLLARHSPEEAFRTWVVGHLARYMMTKRGLSAALRAGDLPKYTSMLDAMDALREANVDAGTIRPDLTTEALMRSLGGLFFLTEDGWQAEAEALVDLVWRGIHDSR from the coding sequence ATGCCGGTCAGCCCGAGACGGGCGGACACCCGGCGCAACCGGGAAAGAATTCTGGTCGCCGCGTCCGAATCGCTCACCCGGACCGGCGTGGTGTCGTACAACGCGATCGCGAAGCGCGCCGAAGTCGGGGTCGGCACGGTCTACCGGCATTTCCCGGCCCCGGAGGACCTGATCCTGGCGGTGTACGACCGCGAGGTGCGACACCTGGTCGAGGTCGTGCCGTCGCTGCTGGCCCGGCACTCGCCGGAGGAGGCGTTCCGCACCTGGGTCGTCGGCCACCTGGCGCGCTACATGATGACCAAGCGAGGCCTGTCCGCCGCGTTGCGGGCCGGCGACCTGCCGAAGTACACGTCGATGCTGGACGCGATGGATGCCCTGCGCGAGGCCAACGTCGACGCGGGCACCATCCGCCCGGACCTGACCACCGAGGCCCTGATGCGCAGCCTCGGCGGCCTGTTTTTCCTGACCGAAGACGGCTGGCAAGCCGAAGCCGAGGCCCTGGTGGACCTGGTGTGGCGGGGGATCCATGATTCCCGGTGA
- a CDS encoding acyl-CoA thioesterase: MTDHEPFRTRIKVRHYELDSLGHLNHAVYHSYGEVARLEALTAAGDEKLREARLAPVLLESRIVYRRELRSGDEVDVTCEVAFGEGKAFRMSSRIIKLDGTLSAEIECTVGLMDLDRRKLVPDPRGHFERAQVDLQVLSAA, translated from the coding sequence GTGACCGATCACGAACCGTTCCGCACCCGGATCAAGGTGCGGCACTACGAACTCGACTCGCTGGGGCACCTCAACCACGCCGTCTACCACTCCTACGGCGAGGTCGCCCGGCTGGAAGCCCTTACCGCGGCGGGGGACGAGAAGCTCCGGGAAGCCCGTCTTGCCCCGGTGCTGCTGGAATCCCGCATCGTCTACCGCCGCGAACTCCGCTCGGGCGACGAGGTCGACGTGACCTGTGAGGTCGCTTTCGGCGAGGGCAAGGCTTTCCGGATGAGCAGCCGGATCATCAAGCTCGATGGCACGCTGTCGGCCGAGATCGAGTGCACGGTGGGGCTGATGGACCTCGACCGCCGCAAGCTGGTCCCGGACCCACGGGGGCATTTCGAACGGGCACAAGTGGACCTGCAGGTGCTCTCCGCGGCGTGA